Below is a genomic region from Candidatus Poribacteria bacterium.
GCACTTCGCGCCCATCGCCGCGGGGACACCCCATCCCAACGAACCTGAGCAACGTATGAAGCTCTGATCGGGATGTTTAAAGTCAATCATCGTGCCGGTCCAGATGCCTGAATGCCCTGTGTCGGACACAAGGATCGCGTCTGATGGGAGATAATCTGTCAGTTCACGGCAGAGGCGTTCCGGTAGCATCGGGAGTCGCTCTGAATTAACTTTTTCGCTGACGCTTTCTCTCCAGTTGTTCACCAATTCTTGCACGCAATTGACCCATTCAGTGCGCGGTGTCGTCGTTTCTGCTGCTTCAAGCATCCGTCTTAACGTATTCCGCACGTCTCCCTGCATCCCTAACTGAATAGGATAATTCCGTCCGAGTTCATCTGGATTAATATCGAGTTGTATAATCGGTGTCCCTTGTGGCGGGATCTTGTATCCGTTGGTTACCTGTCCACCGGTGTGGCTGCCGATAAAGAAGACGAGGTCTGCTTCGCATACCGCTTGATTGGCGCACGCCCGCGAGTATGAACCGGGGGTTCCGACTGCCAGCGGATGATCACTAGGGAACATCGCCTTGGCATTCAGAGAGGTCGCTACTGGAATCGAGAGTTTTTCTGCCAATGCTACGAGTTCTGCGCGTGCGTCTGAAGCCGTTACGCCGCCACCGGCTACAATGAGGGGTTGTTTCGCGTTGGAGAGGAGTTCGAGAGCCTCTGTTACCTTTTCTGCTTCTGCTTCCGGTCGGAACGGTGGGAGTTGGGTAAACGCCTCTTCAACGATTACCTCAAGTTCGCCTTCCCGATCAATAACCGACGACCCCGCGATGCCCTCGAAGTCGAGATGGGCCGGTCCTGGTGTCCCTGTGGTTGCAGCACGAAAGGCTTGGCGCAGATAAAAGGGAAGCTGCTCGGGTGTCGCAACATAAGCACTATATTTTGTAACAGCAGAAAACGGATTAACGTGGTCTACCTCTTGATAGGCGTGCCGTTGCTGATTGATTTGGTTTTCCTTACCGGTAATCGCAATCACCGGCGCGCAAGCGAGATAGGCATCTTGTAATCCGGCGGCGAGGTTGACTGCTCCGACAGATTGTGCCATACAGAGACTCGGACTGCGATTCACACGAGCGTAGGCATCCGCCATATACGCTGCCGCTTTCTCGCCATGTGTCTGGACCCGCTTAATCCCAAGATTTTCCATCTCCATTAAAGCCCGCGGCCCGATATAGGGCATAAAAAAAACGTGGGTAATCCCATACCCGTGAACGGTTTCAGCAATAAATTTAGCACCTGTCATTTTCGGCATAAGTTTTTCTCCTCTTTTGGCACTGCTTGTCAAACCAAAACTTGCTCTACAAGAGTGGTGTGGCTTGCGACACGATGT
It encodes:
- a CDS encoding thiamine pyrophosphate-binding protein → MPKMTGAKFIAETVHGYGITHVFFMPYIGPRALMEMENLGIKRVQTHGEKAAAYMADAYARVNRSPSLCMAQSVGAVNLAAGLQDAYLACAPVIAITGKENQINQQRHAYQEVDHVNPFSAVTKYSAYVATPEQLPFYLRQAFRAATTGTPGPAHLDFEGIAGSSVIDREGELEVIVEEAFTQLPPFRPEAEAEKVTEALELLSNAKQPLIVAGGGVTASDARAELVALAEKLSIPVATSLNAKAMFPSDHPLAVGTPGSYSRACANQAVCEADLVFFIGSHTGGQVTNGYKIPPQGTPIIQLDINPDELGRNYPIQLGMQGDVRNTLRRMLEAAETTTPRTEWVNCVQELVNNWRESVSEKVNSERLPMLPERLCRELTDYLPSDAILVSDTGHSGIWTGTMIDFKHPDQSFIRCSGSLGWGVPAAMGAKCAQPDRPVLCFTGDGGIWYHMTELDTAMKSGINAVIVVNNNHSLNQEQGGVESVYGGRTAGSDELWLFPDADFAKMAESMGCFGITVNKPSELSRALDQAFASGQPAVVDVKTHVEGIAPRTWMPS